From one Bacillus sp. FJAT-42376 genomic stretch:
- a CDS encoding transcriptional regulator SplA domain-containing protein: MNRLQAKAGDTVYVIYRNPHTANVAVIKEAEVVRHPEDKNDVALFMYETYHELLPDDAVFSTYEEAEQLYNELFNSEQYEG, encoded by the coding sequence ATGAATAGACTGCAGGCAAAAGCAGGAGACACGGTTTATGTGATCTATCGAAATCCCCATACAGCCAATGTGGCCGTCATTAAAGAGGCTGAGGTCGTCCGGCACCCGGAGGACAAAAACGATGTAGCCCTCTTTATGTATGAGACGTATCATGAGCTGCTCCCGGATGATGCTGTTTTTTCTACATATGAAGAAGCAGAGCAGTTATATAATGAACTTTTCAATTCTGAACAATATGAAGGCTAA
- the splB gene encoding spore photoproduct lyase: MVKPFIPQLVYIEPRALEYPLGVELKEKFEKMGLEIRETTSHNQVRNIPGKNHLQQYRNAKSTLVVGVRKTLKFDTSKPSAEYAIPLATGCMGHCHYCYLQTTMGSKPYIRTYVNVEEILGQAQEYMEERAPEITRFEASCTSDIVGVDHLTHSLKRAIEYFGQSDLGQLRFVTKFHHVDHLLDANHNGKTRFRFSVNADYVIKNFEPGTSPLDKRIEAAVKVARAGYPLGFIVAPIYIHEGWQEGYKQLFIKLSESLPKDTVQDITFEMIQHRFTKPAKRVIEKNYPKTKLEMSEEERRYKWGRYGIGKYIYQKDEEQELRDTLEDYIEHYFPQAKIEYFT, from the coding sequence ATGGTGAAGCCGTTTATTCCGCAGCTTGTATACATAGAGCCGCGCGCTCTAGAATACCCGCTCGGAGTGGAATTAAAAGAGAAGTTTGAAAAGATGGGTCTCGAAATCAGAGAAACGACATCCCATAACCAGGTTAGGAATATTCCCGGGAAGAATCATCTTCAGCAATATAGGAATGCAAAGTCCACCCTTGTTGTCGGTGTGCGCAAAACGCTGAAATTTGATACATCCAAGCCGTCGGCGGAGTATGCCATTCCGCTCGCCACAGGTTGTATGGGGCACTGCCATTATTGCTATCTTCAGACTACAATGGGGAGCAAACCATATATCAGAACCTATGTGAACGTAGAAGAAATATTAGGGCAGGCACAGGAATACATGGAAGAACGGGCCCCGGAAATCACCCGTTTTGAAGCATCCTGTACGTCTGATATTGTCGGAGTCGATCATTTGACACATTCCCTCAAGCGGGCGATTGAATACTTTGGACAAAGCGATCTCGGACAGCTCCGGTTTGTGACCAAGTTCCATCACGTGGATCATCTGCTTGATGCCAACCATAACGGGAAAACCCGATTCCGGTTCAGTGTCAATGCTGATTATGTCATTAAAAACTTTGAACCCGGCACCTCTCCCCTTGATAAAAGAATTGAAGCAGCGGTCAAAGTAGCAAGGGCCGGGTATCCTCTCGGTTTTATCGTTGCACCGATTTATATTCATGAAGGCTGGCAGGAAGGGTACAAACAGCTCTTTATTAAACTCAGTGAATCCCTCCCTAAAGACACAGTGCAGGATATTACGTTTGAAATGATACAGCATCGTTTTACAAAGCCGGCAAAACGGGTGATTGAAAAAAATTATCCGAAAACGAAGCTTGAAATGAGTGAAGAAGAGCGCCGCTATAAATGGGGCAGATATGGAATCGGAAAATACATTTATCAAAAGGACGAAGAACAGGAACTAAGGGATACATTGGAGGATTACATTGAACACTATTTTCCGCAGGCGAAAATTGAATATTTCACGTAA
- a CDS encoding SDR family oxidoreductase, whose amino-acid sequence MDLNLQHKTALVIASSQGLGKAVAKKLAQEGANVVITGRDAEKLEILQQELAYIGDGRIISKVCDITDLEQIKELVRHTVEEFGEIDVLVNNAGGPPAGTFEEISDDQWYKAFELNLLSYVRVIREVLPFMKEKGGRIVNIASSSVKEPIAGLLLSNTFRMGIVGLTKTLSQEYAPQNILINTLAPGRIATDRVAFLDETSAKNNGITAEEMAEKNKSLIPLGRYGEPEEFANYAVFLLSGANTYVTGQTLLVDGGMVKSV is encoded by the coding sequence ATGGATTTAAATTTGCAGCATAAAACAGCTCTTGTCATTGCCTCAAGCCAGGGACTGGGCAAAGCTGTAGCTAAGAAGTTAGCACAGGAAGGGGCAAATGTCGTTATAACAGGAAGAGATGCGGAAAAGTTAGAGATCCTGCAGCAGGAGCTTGCCTACATAGGGGACGGGCGTATTATCAGCAAGGTTTGTGATATCACCGATCTCGAGCAGATTAAAGAGCTTGTCCGCCACACAGTAGAAGAGTTTGGGGAAATTGATGTGCTCGTCAACAATGCGGGAGGACCTCCTGCCGGAACATTTGAAGAGATAAGTGATGACCAATGGTACAAGGCATTTGAACTGAATCTTCTGAGCTATGTAAGAGTCATTCGCGAAGTCCTTCCATTTATGAAGGAAAAAGGCGGAAGAATCGTGAATATCGCCTCTTCTTCCGTGAAGGAACCGATTGCCGGCCTCTTGCTGTCTAATACGTTCAGAATGGGGATTGTCGGCCTGACTAAAACGTTATCCCAGGAATATGCACCGCAGAACATTTTAATAAATACACTCGCACCAGGAAGAATTGCAACAGACAGGGTCGCCTTTTTGGATGAAACATCTGCGAAGAACAACGGGATCACAGCAGAAGAAATGGCTGAGAAAAATAAATCATTGATCCCGCTTGGAAGATACGGAGAGCCGGAGGAATTTGCCAACTATGCCGTATTCTTATTATCCGGTGCGAATACATACGTGACAGGCCAAACACTGCTGGTCGACGGCGGAATGGTTAAGTCTGTTTAA